The Halomicronema hongdechloris C2206 genome includes a window with the following:
- a CDS encoding chorismate lyase: MTSAFQSEENTTLSQAWHSLSPLWQGGEPVVQRGLPHDQLSPAWQMLLLGDGSPTRHLHLLTRERTEVDVIDMSLIGMDLDNAPDIIRVVPGPRLRRQVWLRTASGQRLAYAASWWEASHVDEYLQNRSLPIWANLTRLRTELYRDIQGIYYGHSTALARAFGESGPFWGRHYLFWHHGTPLTLIYEVFSPYLTRYLGSTRGASESA, encoded by the coding sequence TTGACTTCGGCTTTTCAGTCTGAGGAGAACACTACCCTATCCCAAGCCTGGCATTCTCTGTCCCCCCTCTGGCAGGGCGGAGAACCTGTTGTACAGCGCGGGCTGCCCCATGATCAGCTGTCTCCGGCCTGGCAGATGTTACTACTCGGCGATGGCTCCCCTACTCGGCACCTCCATCTGCTGACCCGGGAACGCACCGAGGTCGATGTGATTGATATGTCGTTGATCGGCATGGATCTGGACAATGCCCCTGACATCATTCGGGTGGTGCCAGGGCCGCGGTTGCGACGGCAAGTTTGGCTGCGGACAGCTTCGGGACAGCGGTTGGCCTATGCGGCCTCTTGGTGGGAAGCCAGCCATGTGGATGAGTACTTGCAGAATCGTTCCCTACCCATCTGGGCTAATTTGACCCGGCTGCGCACCGAATTATATCGAGATATTCAAGGGATATACTATGGCCACTCTACAGCCCTAGCGCGAGCGTTTGGCGAATCGGGGCCATTTTGGGGACGCCATTATCTGTTTTGGCACCATGGCACGCCGCTGACCCTGATCTATGAGGTGTTTTCTCCGTATCTGACTCGATATTTGGGGTCAACCCGAGGCGCTTCTGAATCGGCGTAG
- a CDS encoding bifunctional riboflavin kinase/FAD synthetase, whose protein sequence is MWLTSSLSTAKTPTLIALGNFDGVHRGHQQVIQPVLEQRQRLATSPLSRQGMDAGSGSSSLGLSVQGYSDRQGLLFPSPTALVPSQPAELDTTATSQSLATVLTFYPHPQEFFSGLPRSLLTPLDEKALQLQSLGIEQLVLLPFNQELAQLSPQSFVDDILIHRLQAQHISVGEDFRFGHQRRGDVDYLQRLARHHGIAVTVVPLERRGQGRISSSRIRQALESGQLDEAEHLLGRPYQLSGRVVYGQRLGHQLGFPTANLHLSPDKFVPRCGVYSVQVYGAQDDLETGWPGVMNIGYRPTVNGVSRTIEVHLLKWQGDLYNRTLTVYLNSFIRPEHKFESLDHLKAQIQADCEAATAALMVGNCP, encoded by the coding sequence GTGTGGTTAACGTCTTCTCTCTCCACGGCTAAGACCCCAACCCTGATTGCGTTGGGGAACTTTGATGGTGTGCATCGGGGCCACCAGCAGGTGATCCAACCGGTCTTGGAGCAGCGCCAGCGGCTGGCCACATCGCCACTGTCCCGTCAAGGCATGGATGCGGGTAGCGGTAGCTCCTCCCTCGGCCTGTCTGTACAGGGTTATAGCGATCGCCAGGGGCTTCTCTTCCCATCACCAACAGCCCTCGTCCCTAGCCAGCCTGCCGAGCTAGACACCACTGCCACCAGCCAATCCTTGGCTACCGTCCTAACTTTCTATCCCCATCCTCAAGAATTCTTCTCCGGCTTGCCCCGGTCCCTGCTGACGCCGTTAGATGAAAAGGCCCTACAGCTGCAAAGCCTGGGGATCGAGCAACTAGTGCTCTTGCCCTTCAACCAAGAGTTGGCCCAGCTCAGTCCCCAATCCTTCGTAGATGATATTTTGATCCATCGGCTGCAGGCTCAACACATCAGTGTGGGGGAAGACTTTCGCTTCGGGCATCAACGGCGAGGAGATGTGGACTATCTCCAGCGCCTGGCCCGCCACCATGGCATCGCAGTCACCGTCGTGCCTCTGGAGCGCAGGGGTCAGGGGCGCATCAGCAGCTCCCGCATTCGCCAGGCCCTGGAGTCAGGGCAGCTCGACGAAGCCGAACATCTGTTGGGACGCCCTTATCAGCTCAGCGGTCGAGTGGTCTATGGTCAGCGCCTGGGCCATCAACTGGGGTTTCCCACCGCCAATTTACACCTATCTCCAGATAAGTTTGTGCCCCGCTGTGGCGTCTACAGCGTCCAAGTCTATGGAGCACAGGATGATTTAGAGACGGGGTGGCCAGGGGTGATGAACATCGGTTATCGCCCCACGGTGAATGGGGTCAGCCGTACCATTGAGGTACATTTGTTAAAGTGGCAAGGCGACCTCTACAACCGCACCCTCACCGTCTACCTCAACAGTTTCATCCGGCCAGAGCACAAATTTGAGTCCTTAGATCATCTCAAAGCCCAGATTCAGGCCGACTGTGAAGCGGCCACAGCAGCTCTCATGGTAGGCAATTGTCCCTGA
- a CDS encoding AAA family ATPase, with product MRERIDQLLQNLDKTIVGKQRAIRLVLVALFSGGHALLEDVPGVGKTLLAKSLARCIDGKFQRLQCTPDLLPTDITGTNIWNPSSGEFQFMAGPVFANVLLADEINRATPRTQSALLEVMEEQQVTIDGISRPVQEPFFVIATQNPVEYQGTFPLPEAQMDRFTLSFSLGYPSHTEELEMLQRLQHMIAPEALTPCITPEEVQVLQRQCTQVRIETSLQQYLLELVRLTRTHEQVTLGVSPRGSVAFYRAVQALAFLEDRDYALPDDIKFLAPYVLAHRLIPSGGHQGGQIVADLLSTIAVPR from the coding sequence ATGCGCGAGCGAATCGATCAGTTACTCCAAAATCTTGATAAGACCATCGTGGGCAAGCAACGGGCCATCCGGTTGGTCTTGGTGGCCTTATTTTCAGGGGGCCATGCTCTCCTAGAAGACGTCCCTGGGGTGGGCAAAACCCTATTGGCCAAGTCATTGGCTCGTTGCATCGACGGCAAGTTCCAACGACTGCAATGCACCCCCGATCTACTGCCCACAGATATCACCGGCACCAATATCTGGAACCCCAGCAGCGGCGAGTTTCAGTTCATGGCTGGCCCCGTCTTTGCCAACGTGCTGCTGGCCGATGAAATTAACCGGGCCACTCCCCGCACCCAGTCGGCATTACTGGAGGTGATGGAAGAACAGCAGGTGACCATCGATGGCATCTCCAGACCGGTGCAAGAGCCCTTCTTCGTGATTGCCACTCAGAACCCGGTGGAGTATCAGGGGACTTTTCCGCTGCCAGAGGCCCAGATGGACCGATTCACCCTGTCTTTTAGCCTGGGGTATCCGTCCCATACGGAGGAGTTAGAAATGCTGCAACGACTGCAGCATATGATTGCCCCAGAGGCCTTGACGCCCTGCATTACTCCGGAGGAGGTGCAGGTTCTGCAGCGCCAGTGTACTCAAGTGCGGATTGAAACCTCTCTGCAACAGTATCTGCTAGAACTGGTGCGCCTGACCCGTACCCATGAGCAGGTGACGCTGGGCGTTAGCCCTCGGGGCAGCGTGGCCTTCTACCGAGCGGTACAAGCCTTGGCGTTCTTAGAGGACCGGGACTATGCTTTGCCAGATGATATTAAATTCTTGGCGCCCTACGTCCTAGCCCATCGCCTGATCCCTAGCGGTGGTCATCAGGGAGGTCAGATTGTGGCGGACCTACTCTCGACCATCGCCGTACCGAGGTGA
- a CDS encoding tetratricopeptide repeat protein, which produces MKQRSWLDFTEYVLLLGSGAGAITSVALQNVFYASAPLTLLVAVGLFNRRRFQHHAEQTEEALTALKQEQIGQWQNLQGQLWALPTAESLTQFQRSIRERSDRNFVRLCRDLESLRLHLYEHLDTLKEPDLSQLYQDMGQLQDQYTYLCSSVNTLNHQIQRFATTTRMEAAEADIAQLKTEAMRMGVNWDTLGRETRTTLTQLREAVQHLERQMRQIPQTPDAPMMRQELQELTRAVADRVPRRQAADLFKRLEELARQYEGLRQRLDWLQVAPTAVPESTMVAEQVKNTTAAELTALQQRLDSLESQWPQVAQLSNRLDLTELNMVAVERQLQQSLGGIDPTGHGGSPWIVEFATAAEELTSTMAGRRVLEQALSQTQQRLLVICPWSRAEDVDESLVQRFQHVLNRACTLEIGWCHPRDRQQGYLLRSISQRWGIESGRLKLLKTVLNRLLPLKQAYPERFKFKVLGTQEGFLVCDRTFAILGLQPLQTQSTAVATVDLKLRTSDPVVIDRLIQRFETPTIDPQDATAYFNRGTTRYDLRDVAGAIADLSQVLQLMPGDAIAYNDRGVAHWEQGQPQAAMADFNQALRHHPTLVTSRCNRGWLRLEQGQYTTAIDDFTVAIDQAPDTALAYFYRGSALQKLDDLAAALPDFSTAIALATDNPWPYCYRGAIYQRQGQYDQAIADLEQANYWLAQQGDDTTRQALKHTLAYLRQARHITSSCA; this is translated from the coding sequence GTGAAACAGCGGAGCTGGCTTGATTTTACAGAGTATGTCTTGCTGCTAGGCTCAGGGGCCGGGGCAATCACGTCGGTGGCCCTGCAAAATGTCTTTTATGCCTCGGCTCCGCTGACCCTATTGGTGGCTGTCGGGCTCTTTAATCGTCGCCGCTTCCAGCACCATGCGGAGCAGACAGAGGAGGCATTGACGGCCCTGAAGCAGGAGCAAATCGGCCAGTGGCAAAACCTGCAGGGGCAGCTATGGGCGCTGCCTACGGCGGAGTCACTGACTCAGTTTCAACGCTCGATCCGGGAGCGCAGCGATCGCAACTTCGTGCGACTGTGTCGAGATTTAGAGTCTCTGCGTCTGCATCTCTATGAGCATTTAGACACCCTGAAGGAGCCTGATCTGAGCCAACTGTACCAAGACATGGGCCAGTTGCAGGATCAGTACACCTACCTCTGTTCGTCGGTCAATACCCTCAACCATCAGATACAGCGCTTTGCCACCACTACTCGTATGGAGGCCGCCGAGGCTGACATTGCTCAGTTGAAGACAGAGGCGATGCGAATGGGGGTGAATTGGGACACTCTGGGTAGGGAAACCCGCACCACGCTGACGCAGCTACGGGAGGCGGTACAACATCTAGAACGGCAGATGCGGCAGATCCCCCAGACACCAGACGCTCCGATGATGCGGCAAGAGTTGCAGGAGTTGACCCGGGCTGTGGCGGATCGGGTGCCACGACGACAGGCGGCCGATCTGTTTAAGCGCTTGGAGGAGTTAGCCAGGCAGTATGAAGGGCTGCGGCAGCGTTTGGATTGGCTACAGGTTGCCCCAACAGCCGTGCCTGAGTCGACTATGGTGGCGGAGCAGGTAAAAAATACCACTGCGGCTGAGTTAACGGCGCTACAGCAGCGGCTCGACAGCTTAGAAAGCCAATGGCCTCAAGTAGCCCAGTTATCTAACCGGCTTGATCTCACCGAGCTGAATATGGTTGCCGTGGAGCGACAGTTGCAGCAATCTCTAGGAGGTATCGATCCGACAGGCCATGGCGGCTCTCCCTGGATTGTGGAATTTGCCACCGCGGCTGAGGAGCTGACCTCAACGATGGCTGGCCGCCGGGTTTTGGAACAGGCCCTGAGCCAGACCCAGCAACGGTTATTGGTCATCTGTCCCTGGTCTCGGGCTGAGGATGTGGATGAGTCTTTGGTGCAGCGGTTTCAACATGTGCTCAATCGCGCTTGCACCTTAGAGATTGGCTGGTGCCATCCCAGGGACCGCCAACAGGGATATTTATTGCGCAGTATTAGTCAGCGCTGGGGCATTGAGTCGGGGCGACTGAAATTGCTGAAAACGGTACTGAATCGTTTGCTGCCGTTGAAACAAGCCTATCCTGAACGGTTTAAGTTTAAGGTGTTGGGCACCCAAGAAGGTTTTCTGGTCTGCGATCGCACCTTTGCCATCCTGGGGCTACAGCCTTTGCAGACCCAGAGCACTGCCGTGGCCACGGTCGACCTGAAGCTACGCACCAGCGATCCAGTGGTAATTGATCGGCTGATTCAGCGATTCGAAACCCCCACCATCGACCCCCAGGATGCCACTGCTTACTTCAACCGGGGCACCACCCGTTATGACCTGCGGGATGTGGCCGGTGCGATCGCAGATCTCAGCCAAGTCCTGCAACTGATGCCGGGAGATGCCATTGCCTACAACGATCGAGGTGTGGCCCACTGGGAACAGGGCCAGCCCCAGGCTGCTATGGCCGACTTTAACCAGGCCCTACGCCACCATCCCACCCTCGTCACTAGCCGTTGTAACCGAGGCTGGCTACGGCTGGAACAGGGGCAATACACCACCGCCATAGACGACTTTACCGTCGCCATAGACCAAGCTCCCGATACTGCCCTGGCCTACTTTTACCGGGGCAGTGCCCTGCAAAAGCTAGATGACCTGGCAGCAGCGCTGCCCGATTTCAGCACTGCCATCGCCTTAGCGACAGACAACCCCTGGCCCTACTGCTATCGCGGTGCTATCTACCAACGCCAAGGGCAGTATGACCAAGCCATCGCCGATCTAGAACAGGCTAACTATTGGCTGGCGCAACAAGGCGATGACACTACCCGTCAGGCTCTGAAGCATACCCTAGCCTACCTGCGTCAGGCCCGTCACATCACCTCTTCCTGCGCCTAG
- a CDS encoding metal-sensing transcriptional repressor, producing the protein MVNQQPTSSGPSGSVSQGHNHSHSEALPLTPLPSQHSERHIHPHVHDPESLRRIINRLARIEGHIRGIKTMVQESRPCPDVLVQIAAVRGALDRVARVILDEHLSECIGRAAAEGNIEDEIEELKAALDRFLP; encoded by the coding sequence ATGGTTAATCAGCAGCCTACGTCTTCTGGTCCCAGCGGGTCAGTATCCCAGGGGCACAATCACAGCCATAGCGAGGCATTACCGCTAACTCCACTCCCTAGTCAGCACAGCGAGCGGCATATCCATCCCCACGTTCACGATCCCGAGTCCTTGCGGCGCATCATTAATCGTCTAGCCCGGATCGAAGGCCATATTCGTGGGATCAAAACGATGGTGCAGGAGAGTCGCCCCTGCCCTGATGTGCTGGTGCAAATTGCCGCCGTACGGGGAGCCTTGGATCGGGTAGCCCGGGTGATTTTGGATGAGCACCTGAGTGAATGTATTGGCCGGGCGGCTGCCGAAGGCAACATCGAGGACGAGATTGAGGAACTTAAGGCCGCCCTGGACCGCTTCTTGCCTTAG
- a CDS encoding glutaredoxin family protein: MSFESRLAQHLQVEGDVMYGAYWCPHCADQKEMFDQASDQIPYVECDSKGENAQPQLCQQKGVQGYPTWEINGELYPGVRSLDEIAELSGFVADPSRSQ; this comes from the coding sequence ATGTCGTTTGAATCCCGGCTAGCCCAACACCTGCAGGTAGAAGGAGACGTCATGTACGGAGCCTACTGGTGCCCCCACTGCGCCGATCAAAAAGAAATGTTTGATCAGGCTAGCGACCAAATTCCCTACGTAGAATGCGACTCAAAAGGAGAGAATGCTCAGCCCCAACTCTGCCAGCAAAAGGGAGTTCAGGGCTATCCCACTTGGGAGATTAATGGAGAGCTTTATCCAGGGGTACGGTCTCTCGATGAAATCGCGGAATTATCAGGGTTTGTGGCCGATCCCTCCCGGTCACAGTAA
- a CDS encoding DUF4870 domain-containing protein produces MQSQTYDSDKRKLLNALSHGSIFFSALVLTAGIPIAIWFISEDPVVKDNAREALNFHLNVWVYGIIFGILTWILVGYLLLGALFLAQIGLPVWAIISSLRDPDNVYRYPLIFRVL; encoded by the coding sequence ATGCAAAGCCAAACCTACGATAGCGATAAGCGTAAGTTGTTGAATGCCTTGAGCCATGGGTCGATTTTCTTCAGTGCCTTGGTGCTGACGGCAGGGATTCCGATTGCCATTTGGTTTATCTCTGAGGATCCCGTCGTCAAGGACAACGCTCGAGAAGCCCTTAACTTTCATCTCAATGTCTGGGTCTATGGCATTATTTTTGGCATCTTGACCTGGATTTTAGTGGGATATCTGCTGTTGGGGGCGTTGTTCTTAGCTCAGATTGGGTTGCCGGTCTGGGCAATTATTTCCAGCTTGCGAGACCCGGACAATGTTTATCGCTACCCCTTGATCTTTCGAGTGCTGTAG
- a CDS encoding DnaJ C-terminal domain-containing protein: MAATDFKDYYAILGVSKSASVDEIKRAFRKLARQHHPDVNPGDKSAEAKFKEISEAYEVLSDPEKRKKYDQFGQYWQQASRGGYAGSTADVGGFDFSAYGSFDEFINELLGRFSTGGFSTGGFSTSGFSTGGPTGGRSYGYRTYAGGAPGGFGTSGFGVGNGTASAPSTDQEAQITLSLSEAFKGTRKRLRIGNEEVDVRIPPGAKPGSKIRLRGKGPLNPYSQRRGDVYLIVETLPHHVFSFEGDNLVCQVPITPDEAVLGGKIEVPTPDGPVTMNLPAGVRSGQSLRLRGKGWPKPKGGRGDQLIRVVITPPKAPSSQERQLYEQIRTQRSENPRQALQSVRL, encoded by the coding sequence ATGGCTGCTACTGACTTCAAAGATTATTACGCCATTTTAGGGGTCAGTAAGTCTGCCAGTGTCGATGAGATTAAGCGAGCTTTTCGGAAGTTAGCTCGGCAACATCATCCGGACGTTAACCCTGGCGACAAATCTGCTGAGGCCAAGTTTAAGGAGATCAGTGAGGCCTACGAAGTGCTCTCTGACCCCGAGAAGCGTAAGAAATACGATCAATTTGGCCAATACTGGCAGCAGGCGAGCCGGGGTGGCTATGCCGGTTCCACGGCTGACGTAGGTGGCTTTGACTTCAGCGCCTATGGCAGCTTCGATGAATTTATCAACGAACTGTTGGGCCGCTTCAGTACAGGCGGTTTCAGTACGGGTGGTTTCAGTACTAGCGGTTTCAGCACGGGTGGCCCTACCGGTGGGCGTTCTTATGGCTATCGAACCTATGCTGGGGGAGCACCTGGGGGCTTCGGCACCAGTGGATTTGGGGTCGGCAACGGCACCGCCTCTGCCCCCTCAACGGATCAGGAGGCTCAGATTACCCTCAGCCTCAGTGAAGCGTTTAAGGGCACCCGCAAGCGCTTGCGTATTGGCAACGAAGAAGTAGACGTGCGTATTCCGCCTGGTGCCAAGCCAGGGAGCAAAATTCGTCTGCGGGGTAAGGGACCGCTGAATCCTTACAGTCAGCGACGGGGGGATGTATATCTCATCGTTGAGACCCTGCCTCACCATGTCTTTAGCTTTGAGGGAGACAATCTGGTATGTCAGGTGCCGATCACGCCTGACGAAGCTGTATTGGGAGGCAAGATCGAGGTACCCACTCCTGATGGTCCGGTGACAATGAATTTGCCAGCAGGGGTGCGTTCTGGCCAGTCATTGCGGTTGCGGGGCAAGGGATGGCCGAAGCCTAAGGGAGGTCGTGGCGACCAACTGATACGGGTTGTGATTACGCCTCCCAAGGCCCCGAGTAGCCAAGAGCGCCAGCTCTATGAGCAGATTCGGACCCAGCGGAGTGAGAATCCTCGGCAAGCCCTGCAAAGTGTGCGGCTGTAG
- a CDS encoding Ycf66 family protein: MVGWTNLSSILGLLQALGSLGYFAVSIAQITTALRSRRLTEPVLRILQLIFAPLILLLSGGILFFNGWRLDPILQFQQLLLSILIGYLILLDLQGNRI, translated from the coding sequence ATGGTGGGTTGGACTAACTTGAGTAGTATTCTTGGGTTACTGCAAGCACTGGGTTCTCTAGGATATTTTGCAGTGTCCATTGCTCAGATAACTACTGCTTTGAGGTCACGACGGTTGACTGAACCGGTTCTCCGCATCCTTCAATTGATTTTTGCACCTCTAATTTTGCTTCTATCTGGAGGCATTCTCTTTTTTAACGGATGGAGACTAGACCCTATTTTACAGTTCCAGCAACTATTGCTGAGTATCCTGATTGGTTACCTCATTCTCCTAGACTTGCAGGGCAATCGCATCTAG
- a CDS encoding DUF7219 family protein: MDHSMHNFLYPHAPYRGPVKPEQLVFNANLQEFAQQVSYISNLNTNGKLTLDEAFERIDHLWNELKHSKVQLQISGFGDSQ, from the coding sequence ATGGATCACTCAATGCACAACTTCCTATATCCCCATGCCCCCTATCGTGGCCCGGTGAAGCCAGAGCAGTTGGTCTTTAATGCCAATCTGCAAGAATTTGCGCAGCAAGTAAGCTACATCAGCAATCTGAATACCAATGGCAAGCTGACATTAGATGAAGCCTTTGAGCGCATCGACCACCTCTGGAACGAACTCAAGCATAGTAAGGTGCAATTGCAAATTTCTGGCTTTGGAGATAGTCAATGA
- a CDS encoding Uma2 family endonuclease encodes MAVAAPEPTSDIQPIGEQRVLLRGLSWEDYLQILDALPQSRGSRLTFDDGILQITVPLEDHEFVGRLIERFILTLVELMDLRLKTMGSTTMNFPHLSKGAEPDNAYYIQNQPLVKGRNVDLSRDPPPDLVVEVDITHTDVAKNQFYASLEIPEFWRFNGKVWRIYRLQEGVYVEVDASPTFPEVPKGWLYRFLEQAREDEIKAVQALRGWWHQDRAD; translated from the coding sequence ATGGCAGTTGCAGCTCCAGAACCCACGTCTGATATTCAGCCCATCGGTGAGCAACGGGTCCTGCTGCGCGGCTTGTCCTGGGAGGACTATTTGCAGATTCTAGATGCGCTGCCCCAGTCCCGCGGGTCTCGTTTGACCTTCGATGATGGCATTTTGCAGATCACTGTACCGCTAGAAGATCATGAGTTTGTGGGGCGGTTGATTGAACGGTTCATTCTAACGCTGGTGGAACTCATGGACCTGCGGCTGAAAACGATGGGGTCTACCACCATGAACTTTCCCCACCTGAGCAAAGGGGCAGAACCAGATAACGCTTACTACATTCAAAATCAACCGTTGGTGAAGGGGCGAAATGTGGACCTGAGCCGAGATCCACCCCCAGACCTAGTGGTCGAAGTCGATATCACCCACACGGATGTTGCCAAGAACCAGTTCTACGCCAGTTTGGAGATTCCAGAGTTTTGGCGATTCAACGGTAAAGTCTGGCGGATCTATCGGCTCCAGGAAGGGGTTTATGTCGAGGTGGACGCAAGCCCAACTTTTCCTGAGGTACCGAAGGGCTGGTTATATCGATTTCTGGAGCAGGCTAGGGAGGATGAAATCAAGGCGGTGCAAGCTTTGAGAGGTTGGTGGCACCAGGACAGGGCTGACTAA
- a CDS encoding MBL fold metallo-hydrolase — MADHANQFLVRFWGVRGSIACPGPQTVRYGGNTSCVEMLVAGQRLIFDGGTGLRALGLALLPEMPLEATMFFTHSHWDHIQGFPFFVPAFVPGNRFDIYGAIAPNGSTIEQRLNDQMLHPNFPVPLQVMGADLKFRDIDIGEIVRLGDITVENSLLNHPGEAIGYRVTWNHHSVAYITDTEHFPDRLDENVLWLARDADIAIYDATYTDEEYNHPKTSKVGWGHSTWQEAVKVAKEANVKTLVIFHHDPIHDDAFMDNTVANTDKAFPNSIVAKEGMVLNALDPDARLVCNPA; from the coding sequence ATGGCTGACCACGCTAATCAGTTTCTCGTTCGTTTCTGGGGAGTTCGGGGTAGCATTGCTTGCCCTGGGCCCCAGACGGTTCGCTATGGCGGCAATACGTCCTGTGTGGAAATGTTGGTGGCAGGACAGCGGTTGATCTTCGATGGGGGCACCGGGCTGCGGGCCTTGGGACTGGCCTTGTTGCCAGAAATGCCCCTGGAAGCCACCATGTTTTTTACCCACTCCCACTGGGATCATATCCAGGGATTTCCCTTCTTTGTGCCCGCCTTCGTGCCCGGTAATCGATTCGATATCTACGGTGCGATCGCACCCAATGGCTCCACCATTGAACAGCGGCTCAACGATCAGATGCTGCACCCCAACTTTCCAGTGCCGCTACAGGTCATGGGGGCCGATCTCAAGTTCCGCGACATCGACATCGGCGAGATAGTTCGCCTGGGCGACATCACCGTAGAAAACTCCCTGCTGAATCATCCCGGTGAAGCCATCGGCTATCGGGTCACCTGGAATCACCATAGTGTTGCCTACATCACTGATACCGAGCATTTCCCCGACCGCCTCGACGAAAACGTCCTGTGGTTAGCCCGCGATGCCGACATTGCCATCTACGATGCTACCTACACCGACGAAGAATACAACCATCCCAAAACCAGTAAAGTGGGCTGGGGGCATTCCACTTGGCAAGAAGCCGTGAAAGTGGCCAAGGAAGCCAACGTCAAAACCCTGGTGATTTTCCACCATGACCCTATCCATGACGATGCCTTCATGGATAACACCGTCGCTAATACCGACAAAGCCTTTCCCAATAGCATTGTGGCCAAGGAAGGCATGGTTTTAAATGCCCTTGACCCCGACGCTAGACTGGTCTGCAATCCGGCCTAA
- a CDS encoding HhoA/HhoB/HtrA family serine endopeptidase: MALPYFSLNILKRWLLVALGALLLGSLVWMPTAPAQAAATTADESFVATAIRRVGPAVVRIDTEKTITRDVPDPLFDDPFFRGFFGPDAFPRMPQEERLRGQGSGFIIDDEGNVLTNAHVVNGADRVTVTLKDGRRFEGTVEGTDELTDLAVVRIDAGQDPLPVAPLGDSDQVEVGDWAIAVGNPLGLDNTVTLGIVSTLKRSSASVGIPGKRLEFIQTDAAINPGNSGGPLLNQAGEVMGINTAIRADAMGIGFAIPINKAKEISQRLAQGETIAHPYLGVQIATLTPDLARRSNADPNAGFMLPEVNGVLIVQVMANTPAATAGLRRGDVIVEVDGEPVTAADELQQRVENSRVGQALQVGVRRGQQSQRFTVRTAELQD; encoded by the coding sequence ATGGCTTTGCCCTATTTTTCCCTTAACATCCTAAAGCGGTGGCTCTTGGTGGCGCTGGGGGCGCTCCTGCTGGGTAGCCTGGTTTGGATGCCTACTGCCCCGGCCCAAGCCGCTGCCACCACGGCGGACGAAAGTTTTGTGGCTACTGCCATTCGCCGGGTTGGACCAGCGGTGGTCCGCATCGATACCGAGAAAACCATTACCCGTGATGTGCCGGATCCCCTCTTTGATGACCCCTTCTTTCGGGGATTTTTCGGACCGGATGCCTTCCCGCGCATGCCCCAAGAAGAACGACTACGGGGTCAGGGATCTGGGTTCATCATTGATGACGAGGGTAATGTCTTAACCAATGCCCATGTGGTGAATGGGGCAGATCGAGTCACCGTGACCCTGAAGGATGGTCGCCGCTTCGAGGGCACCGTGGAAGGCACCGACGAGTTAACAGACTTGGCCGTGGTCCGAATTGACGCCGGCCAAGATCCGCTGCCAGTAGCTCCTCTGGGGGATTCCGACCAGGTAGAGGTGGGAGATTGGGCCATTGCTGTCGGGAATCCTCTGGGCCTTGATAACACCGTTACCTTGGGCATTGTTAGCACCCTGAAGCGCTCCAGTGCGTCGGTGGGAATTCCGGGCAAGCGATTGGAGTTTATCCAGACCGATGCGGCCATTAACCCAGGCAATTCTGGCGGACCACTCCTGAACCAAGCCGGTGAGGTGATGGGTATCAACACGGCTATTCGGGCAGATGCCATGGGCATCGGCTTCGCCATCCCTATCAATAAGGCTAAGGAGATTTCGCAACGCTTAGCCCAAGGGGAAACCATTGCCCATCCCTACCTAGGGGTACAAATTGCCACCTTGACACCGGATCTGGCTAGGCGCAGTAATGCCGATCCCAATGCTGGGTTCATGCTGCCTGAGGTCAATGGGGTGCTTATCGTTCAGGTCATGGCCAATACCCCGGCAGCGACCGCCGGTTTGCGGCGAGGGGATGTGATTGTCGAGGTTGATGGTGAACCGGTAACTGCGGCCGATGAATTGCAGCAGCGGGTAGAAAATAGCCGTGTGGGACAGGCGCTACAGGTGGGTGTCCGTCGGGGTCAGCAGAGTCAGCGCTTTACCGTGCGCACGGCCGAACTGCAGGACTAA